GATTTACCTTGATCTCTTTTCTTTTTGTAATAAGATTTAAGAACAGGATCATATCTAATAGCATAAGAAGCTGCTTGATATAGATAGTATCTATTTATTACCTTTTTTGGATAAATTTTTGTGATTATCAGTTTTTTTACTAGAATCATTTAAGTCCCAGCGTAATCCTGCATAAGAGGATAATTTAGAATCAGATGAAAAATTATCGATATTAATAATTTCAGAAATAATAGACATAGATAAAACAACAGAAATACCTGGAATAGTATTAAGAGTTGTGTCAATACGTTTAAAATATAATTCTAGTTGTTTGTCGATACGCTTGATTTGAGATTTCTTAACTCTATCAAAAGCAAGAGCAATATTAAAATTGGACGTATTAAAATCATTTAAAGTAGAACGATAAATCTTAGTAATAATGGATTTAAGTTTTTCAGCAAAGTCAATGCCAAGTCTTCTTTTAGATAAAGAAGAAACTAAATCAAACAAATCATCAATAGACATATTAACAATATCATCAGCAGAATGATTAGATAAAATAGATAAAAGAGTTTTAGATAAATTAAGTTCTTTAGATAAACCTGGGAAATAAGCAGCAATCANNNNNNNNNNNNNNNNNNNNNNNNNNNNNNNNNNNNNNNNNNNNNNNNNNNNNNNNNNNNNNNNNNNNNNNNNNNNNNNNNNNNNNNNNNNNNNNNNNNNNNNNNNNNNNNNNNNNNNNNNNNNNNNNNNNNNNNNNNNNNNNNNNNNNNNNNNNNNNNNNNNNNNNNNNNNNNNNNNNNNNNNNNNNNNNNNNNNNNNNNNNNNNNNNNNNNNNNNNNNNNNNNNNTAGAGTTATCAACAACACCTTTGATAGAATTATCAAAAAATAATCAAGCTTATCTTTTGAAACATCGATACCAACAAACAACATATAAACACAACTTTTCTAACTCTGGGTATATAAGAAAAGAGCCTCGCGATACGTAAGAGATAAAACTCATTCTAGAAATTCAACTTATATACCAAAGTTAGTCAGACTTTTTCAGGCGCTTTAATCGCAAGGAGGGGCAGAATTACTATAGTTAAATATATAACTCAGAGTTAGAATCGTTTTTTTAAAAACAATTATCAAATTTGTTAATTATACGAAAACATTATACACGAGGAGGGATTAGATGTTATGGATTAGGAAAATAGTACAATCATTTATAGAAATTCCCGGATTATTTATAACTTTAATAATATTGTTAAATTTCAAAATAAAAAAACAGAATATTTCTAGAAGAATGATAATATTCACTTCAGTGATTATTTACTTATTATCTATTCAAATAACTTCTAGAATATTGGTATTTCCGCTAGAAGATTCATTTAATACTATAGATTATAATAAAATAGATTATACAATTCCATCTCTAATTGTTGTATTAGGCGGTGGAGTTATACCTAAAACGCCAAATTCACCCCTAATTGGGGAATTATCAGATCAAACATTTAAAAGATTGTTTGTGGGATATGAACTTCATAAAAAAACTAATTTTCCTATAGTTATATCTGGTGGTAAACCTCCTAATACAGATTATATACCTGAAGCTTTTGTTATGAGAGATTATTTAGTAAGATTAGGAGTTTCTCCTTCAAATATTATTATTGAACAAGAAGCTCAAACTACTGAAGAAAATGCAAAATATATAAAAAATTTATTAGATAGTATAAAGATAAACAGAATATTTTTAGTAACTTCTGCTATTCATATGCCGAGATCATATAAAATTTTTTCTAATTATTTATATAATATAGAAATAGTACCAATTCCTTCAAATTATTTAATAACTAGAGAAAAAATTACTTGGATAGATTTCAAACCAGATATTAGCGCCTTAGAAGCTAACGCTATGGCTTTGCATGAATACATTGGATTAATATTTTATTTAATTTTTAAATAAGTAATTTTTTTAGAAAACTTATAATTGTTTTTTTTATTTGTTTAGCGTCTAACTTATCAATCTTAGGACAATTAAAAATCTTTCTGGTATTATGAACATCAAAAAGATAAACAAAAAATAACTCATTAAAACCATGAGACTTAAGAAAAATAAAAATATTCTTAGAATAAATACCAGTAGATTCCAATGCAAAAGCAACGTCCTTGTTTTTGAAAAGAGAAACAATTTTCTCATAACCGTCAATATAGTTATCAACAACACCTTTGATAGAATTATCAAAAAAATAATCAAGCTTATCTTTTGAAACATCGATACCAACAAACAACATAGAAACACAACTTTTCTAACTCTTGGGATATAAGAAAAGAGTCTCGCGATATGTAAAAGATAAAACTAATTCTATCAATTCAACTTATATACCAAAGTTATTCAGACTTTTTCAGGCGCTTTAATCGCAAGGAGGAGCAAATTACAATAATAACTCAG
This genomic stretch from Marinitoga sp. 38H-ov harbors:
- a CDS encoding YdcF family protein, with the protein product MLWIRKIVQSFIEIPGLFITLIILLNFKIKKQNISRRMIIFTSVIIYLLSIQITSRILVFPLEDSFNTIDYNKIDYTIPSLIVVLGGGVIPKTPNSPLIGELSDQTFKRLFVGYELHKKTNFPIVISGGKPPNTDYIPEAFVMRDYLVRLGVSPSNIIIEQEAQTTEENAKYIKNLLDSIKINRIFLVTSAIHMPRSYKIFSNYLYNIEIVPIPSNYLITREKITWIDFKPDISALEANAMALHEYIGLIFYLIFK
- a CDS encoding transposase, which produces IAAYFPGLSKELNLSKTLLSILSNHSADDIVNMSIDDLFDLVSSLSKRRLGIDFAEKLKSIITKIYRSTLNDFNTSNFNIALAFDRVKKSQIKRIDKQLELYFKRIDTTLNTIPGISVVLSMSIISEIINIDNFSSDSKLSSYAGLRWDLNDSSKKTDNHKNLSKKGNK
- a CDS encoding IS110 family transposase, translated to MLFVGIDVSKDKLDYFFDNSIKGVVDNYIDGYEKIVSLFKNKDVAFALESTGIYSKNIFIFLKSHGFNELFFVYLFDVHNTRKIFNCPKIDKLDAKQIKKTIISFLKKLLI